In one Diabrotica virgifera virgifera chromosome 5, PGI_DIABVI_V3a genomic region, the following are encoded:
- the LOC114331967 gene encoding leucine-rich repeat protein soc-2 isoform X1 produces the protein MRPPTQYPQDIAQEAEAESEPDPRMGAMMICTRLAGRAVIRVIGRCNDAKENENLDLSDCQLMQVPDAVYHLMRHTELKTCDLSDNVITKIPPKFAAKFNQITELNLSHNQVSKLPDECVSLGALERLDISHNTFIELPDCIFKIPKLRHLNASNNSIVDLDVDCLKDAPSLESVDLTNNPLAPRIYEQLSRLSDLRILLTPREKEDWEDLTI, from the exons ATGCGCCCTCCTACACAATACCCCCAAGATATCGCCCAAGAGGCCGAGGCCGAAAGTGAACCCGACCCCAGGATGGGGGCGATGATGATCTGCACCAGGCTGGCTGGAAGGGCTGTCATCAGGGTCATCGGAAGGTGCAACGATGctaaagaaaatgaaaatcttG ATTTATCCGATTGCCAGTTAATGCAAGTTCCTGATGCAGTGTACCACCTGATGAGGCACACCGAGCTCAAAACCTGTGATCTCAGTGACAACGTCATTACAAAAATACCTCCAAAGTTTGCCGCCAAATTCAACCAAATCACAGAGCTCAACTTATCTCACAATCAAGTGTCGAAGTTGCCTGATGAATGCGTAAGCCTAGGTGCGCTTGAGAGACTGGATATATCGCACAACACCTTCATAGAATTGCCCGATTGTATTTTCAAAATTCCCAAATTACGGCATCTTAATGCCAGCAATAATAGTATAGTTG atttaGATGTAGATTGTTTAAAAGATGCACCATCGTTAGAATCAGTAGACCTAACAAATAACCCATTGGCACCGAGAATATATGAACAATTATCTAGATTATCAGATCTCCGAATACTGCTCACTCCCAGAGAGAAAGAAGATTGGGAAGATCTCACCATTTAA
- the LOC114331967 gene encoding leucine-rich repeat-containing protein 20 isoform X2 — protein MASAVTRVIHRCETATETESLDLSDCQLMQVPDAVYHLMRHTELKTCDLSDNVITKIPPKFAAKFNQITELNLSHNQVSKLPDECVSLGALERLDISHNTFIELPDCIFKIPKLRHLNASNNSIVDLDVDCLKDAPSLESVDLTNNPLAPRIYEQLSRLSDLRILLTPREKEDWEDLTI, from the exons ATGGCTTCCGCTGTAACACGAGTGATTCATAGATGTGAAACTGCTACAGAAACTGAAAGTTTAG ATTTATCCGATTGCCAGTTAATGCAAGTTCCTGATGCAGTGTACCACCTGATGAGGCACACCGAGCTCAAAACCTGTGATCTCAGTGACAACGTCATTACAAAAATACCTCCAAAGTTTGCCGCCAAATTCAACCAAATCACAGAGCTCAACTTATCTCACAATCAAGTGTCGAAGTTGCCTGATGAATGCGTAAGCCTAGGTGCGCTTGAGAGACTGGATATATCGCACAACACCTTCATAGAATTGCCCGATTGTATTTTCAAAATTCCCAAATTACGGCATCTTAATGCCAGCAATAATAGTATAGTTG atttaGATGTAGATTGTTTAAAAGATGCACCATCGTTAGAATCAGTAGACCTAACAAATAACCCATTGGCACCGAGAATATATGAACAATTATCTAGATTATCAGATCTCCGAATACTGCTCACTCCCAGAGAGAAAGAAGATTGGGAAGATCTCACCATTTAA
- the LOC114331967 gene encoding malignant fibrous histiocytoma-amplified sequence 1 isoform X3, producing MEDLSDCQLMQVPDAVYHLMRHTELKTCDLSDNVITKIPPKFAAKFNQITELNLSHNQVSKLPDECVSLGALERLDISHNTFIELPDCIFKIPKLRHLNASNNSIVDLDVDCLKDAPSLESVDLTNNPLAPRIYEQLSRLSDLRILLTPREKEDWEDLTI from the exons ATGGAag ATTTATCCGATTGCCAGTTAATGCAAGTTCCTGATGCAGTGTACCACCTGATGAGGCACACCGAGCTCAAAACCTGTGATCTCAGTGACAACGTCATTACAAAAATACCTCCAAAGTTTGCCGCCAAATTCAACCAAATCACAGAGCTCAACTTATCTCACAATCAAGTGTCGAAGTTGCCTGATGAATGCGTAAGCCTAGGTGCGCTTGAGAGACTGGATATATCGCACAACACCTTCATAGAATTGCCCGATTGTATTTTCAAAATTCCCAAATTACGGCATCTTAATGCCAGCAATAATAGTATAGTTG atttaGATGTAGATTGTTTAAAAGATGCACCATCGTTAGAATCAGTAGACCTAACAAATAACCCATTGGCACCGAGAATATATGAACAATTATCTAGATTATCAGATCTCCGAATACTGCTCACTCCCAGAGAGAAAGAAGATTGGGAAGATCTCACCATTTAA